In the genome of Nitrospirota bacterium, one region contains:
- a CDS encoding glycosyltransferase family 39 protein: protein MLKKISIPVVFSLVLFFHVIKLDKIPIGLFVDETSIGNNAYLIAKYGFDENKVPYPLFFKAFGEYKNPLYIYVNAIVFKVLGFSEFNLRFTSFLFFALFIVVLYFFIKRIFPDNKYVWLYALISAGTLPWFFTVSRIAFEAVSQLTVVILFLFFIYRTYEEDFSTSPFNTKKLFFAIASGGFLGLSVYSYTSSRLLAFPMAIAVVLIYIRRRYFLRNICFILSFMASLIPYAVFVQKHPVALTVRFKETTYLYDPALSYLGKALIFVKNYISYFTPQYLLTKGDANLRLGIGNFGVIYVTVFGLFIFWVYLAVRKRHIKENKFLKLITAFLVISPVAGAMTYECPQSLRGQLIGLFLLILSAYAFDELKNYKSRKLITTTVFITLIAQATLFITLYFFVYPPKTVEAFIGYGFKYAFKKGIDYNPKKLNLVNDEFFTYIRFYKYVLEKEGGYFNPALSDKTKGTCYLYYDKTEKADRALPQICKGTEYIDDGMSGSRFRVRCCQSTE, encoded by the coding sequence ATGCTGAAAAAAATATCGATTCCGGTTGTTTTTTCATTAGTTTTATTTTTTCATGTCATCAAGCTGGATAAAATTCCTATAGGGCTTTTTGTAGATGAAACATCTATAGGCAACAACGCATATTTAATTGCAAAGTACGGATTTGATGAAAACAAAGTGCCATATCCTTTGTTTTTTAAGGCATTCGGCGAGTACAAAAATCCTCTGTACATATACGTAAATGCAATAGTGTTCAAAGTGCTGGGGTTTTCTGAGTTTAATCTTAGATTCACCAGTTTTCTGTTTTTTGCGTTATTTATAGTGGTGTTGTATTTTTTTATAAAACGGATTTTTCCTGATAATAAATATGTATGGCTTTATGCTCTCATAAGCGCCGGGACTCTCCCCTGGTTTTTCACTGTTTCAAGAATAGCATTTGAGGCTGTTTCACAATTAACTGTTGTGATACTTTTTTTGTTTTTTATTTATAGAACCTATGAAGAGGATTTTTCCACCTCCCCTTTTAACACTAAAAAGCTCTTTTTTGCAATTGCCTCAGGAGGGTTTCTGGGACTTTCCGTATATTCCTACACAAGCTCAAGGCTTTTAGCATTCCCCATGGCCATTGCAGTTGTTTTAATATACATACGAAGGAGATATTTTTTACGAAACATCTGTTTTATTCTCTCATTTATGGCATCGCTGATTCCGTATGCCGTCTTTGTACAAAAACACCCCGTAGCTCTTACTGTCAGATTTAAAGAAACCACTTATTTGTATGACCCTGCATTGTCTTATTTGGGAAAAGCACTGATCTTTGTCAAAAACTATATTTCCTACTTTACTCCACAGTATTTGCTAACCAAAGGTGATGCTAATCTCAGACTCGGAATCGGAAACTTTGGAGTTATATATGTAACGGTCTTTGGTCTTTTTATTTTTTGGGTATATCTTGCAGTAAGGAAAAGACACATCAAAGAAAACAAGTTTCTCAAATTGATTACAGCCTTTCTTGTCATATCCCCTGTGGCCGGCGCTATGACTTATGAGTGTCCACAGTCACTGAGGGGACAGCTTATCGGGCTTTTTTTGCTGATACTGTCAGCTTATGCCTTTGATGAGCTAAAAAACTATAAGTCAAGGAAATTGATAACCACTACTGTGTTTATCACTCTGATTGCACAGGCCACATTATTTATCACTCTGTACTTTTTCGTATATCCTCCTAAAACCGTTGAGGCTTTCATAGGCTATGGGTTTAAGTATGCCTTTAAAAAAGGAATAGACTATAATCCTAAAAAGTTAAATCTGGTTAATGATGAGTTTTTCACATACATTCGCTTTTATAAGTACGTACTTGAAAAAGAAGGCGGCTACTTCAATCCGGCACTATCTGATAAAACAAAAGGAACATGCTACTTATACTATGATAAAACCGAAAAGGCTGACCGTGCCCTCCCTCAGATATGTAAAGGAACAGAATATATTGACGACGGTATGAGCGGTTCGCGCTTCAGAGTCAGATGCTGCCAGAGCACAGAGTGA